One Hermetia illucens chromosome 4, iHerIll2.2.curated.20191125, whole genome shotgun sequence DNA segment encodes these proteins:
- the LOC119653788 gene encoding transcriptional regulator ATRX homolog produces the protein MSITENESTTIRDCLKQLKECAEFLIKSTEDVENEMKDFSITPTPASTDKKDHTKEYDKLRKTLKKIYKEAKQKIHSAGKTIKDPDDNNLDASSIAEEDPSDEQIVNDPLLTEMNAAKVEVPETNGDDQTGHSTPKQNGIDPPEFLPANPSEENKPPNEECKTKIRLVAIEKLLDPKVMASSSSLIPNALEKPRIQVGSSMLNTNMNMSSSIIILDSDDEVPEPASTKVVSNGALEKSKDKRPSRSVPKVKPVKVRISKCRVSEKLLKAGKRKIKISKISHLIHPNNGSSDDSEPLNSKKRRLDSTDSDEDASATSSSDDYYPKGRKGSSRQRNSHRKVRSNSRAERSKQRYNESSDDDRSKRRRRDKERRKHEEKRDKRSEPSTSSKHKDKSSSSSPRKPRRIDDDSSSNNQEDDTNAIDDIESQLEAMESGKKTEGNTESSASKKSTSDAEKSASASEKADSDKENSAGKSNKSNKADTDASSSDDETIINIKKKKAKESEKDKSDNDKKNSESSSDEEIVKVRKKHSKRKRIRTSSGSDFSQAAESPDGEESSDNDDEKSNKNKQKTKRKKKGESDGENSDGDGHTKRKNIRQVIKTKNLDDETKKAAEAEKERRKRVEERQKLYNQIFEKPESAEVDKAVLDFDPETKEELLSIDSGLLKKLKPHQVQGVKFMWDACFETIKDIENKPGSGCILGHCMGLGKTVQVVTLTHTLLANSEKTHVRTVLVITPLSTVTNWAKEFHMWMKFCKYKDVEVYDMSKYKDKKLRIYKLKEWQEDGGVCILGYDMYRILANPKGTGGKKMREALQETLVDPGPDLIVCDEGHLLKNEKTSISQAVSRVRTLRRIVLSGTPLQNNLKEYYCMVQFVKPNLLGTYKEYLNRFVNPITNGQYTDSTERDIRLMKNRSHVLHKMLEGCIQRRDYSVLAPYLPPKHEYVVFISLSDLQKTLYEHYMVNERSIDNGPSNVGGRGAALFKDFQTLRRIWTHPMALRVNSDEVKKKKDRKALLDDENSLDDFIVDDDETTESESESSNSDSDESGSSSRAKKSKSKATNSTRRTRQNPNAANAAGLEPVEEEEEEACASKWWKPLCPESELNNIHHSPKLLLLFEILQECESIGDKVLLFSQSLQSLEVIESFLALIDRKTQGIEEECDVNGFIGSWKLGLDYFRLDGSNSVESREHMCRRFNNKSDYRARLFLISTRAGSLGINLVAANRVIIFDASWNPSHDTQSIFRVYRFGQEKPCYIYRFIAKGTMEEKVYERQVMKQATAKRVIDEHQIGRHYNSNDLMELYQYDLSAPEVREVPILPKDRLFADLIKKHEKTILKYHEHDSLLENKESENLNEEERKAAWAEYENEKNQPPAPQYGVYSRPNYRNGPVTSSKIFGFRSDVLLRLLNLKVRRDHPHLTDMDVGQLVPLYLRQLYEQMNEGNPMLFNELNEMNRAFEMPTGFGVNPMATNYIINPFCPPPSTQNTEPAYIHEID, from the exons ATGTCCATCACGGAAAATGAGTCAACTACAATACGTGACTGTCTCAAACAATTGAAAGAATGCGCAGAGTTTTTGATCAAATCAACTGAAGATGTTGAAAATGAGATGAAAGATTTTTCGATTACACCTACACCAGCATCCACCGACAAAAAGGATCACACAAAAGAGTACGACAAATTGcgaaaaaccttgaaaaaaatatacaaagaagCCAAACAGAAAATCCATAGTGCCGGCAAAACCATTAAAGATCCCGACGATAATAATTTGGATGCCTCATCCATTGCCGAAGAAGATCCCTCTGATGAGCAAATTGTGAATGATCCATTGCTCACTGAAATGAATGCTGCCAAAGTCGAAGTCCCTGAAACAAATGGTGACGATCAAACAGGCCACAGTACACCTAAACAGAATGGCATTGATCCACCAGAATTTTTACCAGCCAATCCAAGTGAAGAGAACAAACCACCAAATGAGGAATGTAAGACCAAAATTCGCCTAGTTGCCATTGAGAAGCTTCTCGACCCAAAAGTTATGGCATCTTCATCATCTTTGATCCCAAATGCGCTTGAAAAGCCAAGGATTCAGGTCGGGTCGAGCATGTTGAATACAAATATGAACATGTCTTCAAGTATCATTATTTTGGATAGTGATGATGAGGTGCCTGAACCAGCAAGCACAAAAGTAGTGTCGAATGGAGCTTTGGAAAAATCAAAGGATAAACGACCTTCTCGGAGCGTACCGAAGGTGAAACCAGTAAAGGTTCGCATTAGTAAGTGTAGAGTGtcggaaaaattgttgaaagctGGCAAACGGAAAATAAAG ATATCAAAAATTTCCCATTTAATTCACCCGAATAATGGAAGTAGTGATGATAGTGAGCCCCTAAACTCGAAAAAACGTCGTCTGGATTCAACTGATTCCGATGAGGATGCATCAGCGACATCGTCAAGCGATGATTACTATCCGAAAGGTAGAAAGGGAAGTAGCAGACAGAGGAACTCCCACAGGAAGGTCAGATCGAATAGTCGTGCCGAACGCTCGAAGCAAAGATATAACGAATCATCGGATGATGATCGATCCAAAAGACGAAGAAGAGATAAGGAGAGGCGAAAACACGAAGAAAAAAGAGATAAACGCTCTGAACCGAGTACATCATCAAAGCATAAGGATAAGTCGAGCTCATCATCACCACGAAAACCTCGACGAATAGATGACGACAGCAGTTCAAACAACCAGGAAGACGACACCAACGCCATCGATGACATTGAATCACAATTGGAAGCTATGGAGTCTGGGAAAAAGACCGAAGGAAATACCGAATCGTCTGCATCGAAAAAATCCACATCTGACGCTGAAAAAAGTGCATCTGCATCGGAGAAAGCGGACTCTGATAAGGAGAATTCAGCCGGTAAGTCGAACAAGAGTAACAAAGCGGACACTGATGCTTCATCCTCGGATGATGAGACCATTATcaatataaaaaagaaaaaggcaaaagaatCGGAAAAGGACAAAAGTGACAATGACAAGAAAAACTCGGAAAGTTCTTCGGATGAAGAAATTGTGAAAGTCCGGAAAAAACATTCCAAACGAAAACGAATTCGAACTTCAAGCGGTAGTGATTTTTCACAAGCGGCAGAATCACCAGATGGAGAAGAAAGTAGCGACAATGACGATGAAAAATCCAACAAGAATAAACAGAAGACAAAACGAAAGAAGAAGGGTGAAAGTGATGGTGAAAACAGTGACGGCGATGGAcatacgaaacggaagaatatcAGGCAAGTCATTAAAACAAAGAATTTAGACGATGAAACAAAGAAAGCTGCCGAGGCTGAGAAGGAGCGACGAAAGCGGGTTGAGgaacggcagaagctg TATAATCAAATATTCGAAAAGCCCGAATCAGCTGAAGTGGATAAAGCTGTGCTTGACTTTGATCCGGAAACCAAGGAGGAACTGCTGTCCATCGATAGTGGTCTTTTGAAGAAGCTAAAACCGCATCAGGTGCAGGGGGTTAAATTCATGTGGGACGCATGCTTTGAGACTATCAAAGATATTGAAAATAAACCAGGATCAGGATGTATCCTAGGACATTGTATGGGTCTTGGTAAGACCGTGCAAGTTGTCACGCTAACTCACACCCTGCTGGCTAACAGTGAGAAAACGCACGTTCGGACAGTCTTAGTTATCACACCATTGAGTACGGTAACGAATTGGGCAAAGGAATTTCATATGTGGATGAAATTTTGTAAATACAAAGATGTCGAGGTTTATGATATGTCGAA GTATAAAGACAAAAAACTTCGTATATACAAGTTAAAAGAGTGGCAAGAAGATGGTGGAGTGTGCATACTTGGCTATGATATGTATAGAATTTTAGCTAATCCTAAAGGAACTGGCGGAAAGAAGATGCGCGAAGCACTACAGGAGACGTTGGTTGATCCTGGTCCGGATTTAATTGTTTGCGATGAAGGCCAtttgttgaaaaatgaaaagactAGCATCAGCCAGGCAGTGAGTCGTGTGAGAACGTTACGACGAATTGTTTTATCCGGTACTCCGTTGCAGAATAATTTGAAAGAAT ACTACTGTATGGTCCAATTCGTTAAACCAAATCTGCTTGGCACCTACAAAGAATATCTAAACCGCTTCGTTAATCCCATCACAAATGGTCAGTACACCGACTCAACGGAACGAGATATACGACTTATGAAGAACAGATCACATGTCCTCCATAAAATGTTAGAAGGATGCATACAGAGGCGAGATTATTCCGTGCTAGCTCCATATCTGCCACCGAAACATGAATATGTCGTATTTATATCATTATCAGATCTACAAAAAACTCTGTACGAACACTACATGGTCAATGAACGATCAATTGATAACGGGCCCAGTAATGTAGGTGGTCGAGGCGCTGCACTTTTCAAAGACTTCCAAACGCTCCGGCGTATCTGGACACATCCCATGGCGTTACGAGTGAATAGTGATGAAGttaaaaagaagaag GATCGCAAAGCCCTTTTGGATGATGAAAACTCTTTGGATGATTTCATCGTGGATGATGACGAGACGACTGAGTCTGAATCGGAATCGTCAAATAGTGATTCGGATGAATCTGGAAGCAGTAGTAGGGCGAAAAAAAGTAAGAGCAAAGCAACAAATTCGACACGTCGCACTAGACAAAATCCAAATGCTG CGAACGCTGCCGGATTAGAACCAGTcgaagaagaggaggaagaagCCTGCGCATCTAAATGGTGGAAACCGCTCTGTCCCGAATCCGAACTTAACAATATCCATCATTCACCAAAACTCCTGCTTCTCTTTGAAATTCTGCAAGAATGTGAATCAATTGGCGACAAAGTCTTATTATTCTCCCAATCTCTGCAGTCGCTAGAAGTAATTGAATCATTTTTGGCGTTGATTGACAGAAAAACGCAGGGCATTGAAGAAGAATGCGATGTGAACGGTTTCATTGGCTCATGGAAATTAGGTTTAGACTATTTCCGTTTGGATGGTTCGAATTCAGTTGAATCTCGTGAACACATGTGTAGACGATTCAATAATAAGTCTGATTACCGAGCACGATTGTTTTTGATATCAACACGTGCGGGAAGTTTAGGAATCAATTTAGTGGCGGCAAATCGTGTGATCATTTTTGATGCCTCGTGGAATCCTTCACATGATACCCAGAGTATATTCCGAGTGTATCGATTTGGACAAGAGAAGCCATGTTACATCTATAGATTCATCGCAAAG GGtacaatggaagaaaaagtaTACGAACGACAGGTAATGAAGCAAGCGACGGCAAAACGTGTGATCGACGAACATCAGATTGGACGCCATTACAATTCAAACGACCTGATGGAGTTGTATCAATATGATCTCAGTGCCCCGGAGGTGCGGGAAGTACCGATTTTGCCTAAGGACCGTCTATTTGCCGATTTGATCAAAAAACATGAGAAG ACTATCCTCAAATACCACGAGCACGATTCGTTACTAGAAAATAAGGAAAGTGAGAATCTAAACGAGGAAGAACGCAAAGCAGCTTGGGCTGAGTACGAAAATGAAAAGAACCAACCACCAGCGCCTCAGTATGGTGTCTACAGCCGGCCCAACTACCGAAACGGACCGGTGACATCGAGCAAAATTTTCGGATTCCGCTCCGATGTGCTGTTGCGTCTTCTGAATTTGAAAGTGCGCCGTGACCATCCACATCTGACCGACATGGATGTTGGCCAGCTAGTACCACTCTACTTGCGTCAGTTATATGAACAAATGAATGAAGGGAATCCAATG CTGTTTAACGAACTGAACGAAATGAATCGAGCATTTGAAATGCCAACCGGTTTTGGTGTGAATCCAATGGCTACAAATTATATCATAAATCCTTTCTGTCCGCCGCCCTCTACACAAAATACCGAACCAGCATATATCCatgaaattgattga